A stretch of Candidatus Omnitrophota bacterium DNA encodes these proteins:
- the cdaA gene encoding diadenylate cyclase CdaA, giving the protein MRFFVIWEAITPALEMVVLWAVFYRILVFFWGTRSFQVLKGIIYLILAFFFFQFVGFNTLNWLLTKFFAISIIAFLIIFQQELRQGLARLGQQHLFNITLEESEIMAVFDKITTAIYKLSKNNVGCLIAMERESKLKTYIESGVEIDSKVSSELLQSIFMPNSPVHDGGVIIRGDRVVAASCLFPLSDNPNFNKIIGTRHRAALGLTEQTDAVVLMISEETAEISVAVDGRFIPVVDRDKLVNILKDLFLSQNKKKK; this is encoded by the coding sequence ATGAGATTTTTTGTCATCTGGGAAGCGATCACGCCGGCTTTGGAAATGGTGGTCCTCTGGGCTGTTTTTTACCGCATCCTCGTTTTCTTCTGGGGCACGCGCTCCTTCCAGGTCCTCAAAGGCATCATCTATCTCATCCTGGCCTTCTTCTTTTTCCAGTTCGTCGGTTTCAACACCCTCAACTGGCTGTTGACAAAATTTTTCGCCATTTCGATCATCGCTTTTTTGATCATCTTTCAGCAAGAACTCCGGCAGGGGTTGGCGCGCCTCGGACAGCAGCATCTGTTCAATATCACGCTGGAAGAATCGGAAATCATGGCCGTGTTCGACAAGATCACGACCGCCATATACAAACTGTCCAAGAACAACGTCGGCTGTCTCATCGCGATGGAACGGGAATCCAAGCTCAAGACCTACATCGAAAGCGGGGTAGAGATCGATTCCAAAGTTTCCAGCGAGCTTTTGCAGAGCATCTTCATGCCCAATTCCCCGGTCCATGACGGAGGGGTCATCATCCGCGGGGACAGGGTCGTGGCGGCGTCATGCCTGTTCCCGCTTTCGGACAACCCGAATTTCAACAAGATCATCGGGACCAGGCACCGCGCGGCGCTGGGGCTCACGGAGCAGACCGACGCCGTCGTCCTCATGATTTCGGAAGAAACAGCCGAAATCTCCGTGGCTGTGGATGGACGCTTTATCCCTGTCGTGGACCGCGACAAGCTGGTCAATATCCTCAAAGATCTCTTCCTGTCCCAAAACAAAAAGAAGAAGTGA
- the folP gene encoding dihydropteroate synthase: MGIINVSPDSFSRDGMRAGKNLAQRAVRKARQMEQEGAALIDVGGESTRPGASPVSAPEEIRRVIPVVRALTKALPLPISVDTYKTDVARQALDAGASIINNIMGVKPDRALLKTIQNYGAAVVLMHMRGTPRTMQKNTDYRDIISEIIDSLRKSIEICLEIGIKSDKIIVDPGIGFGKTAEQNLEILKHLQKFTHLGSPVLIGTSRKSFIGKILGNAVGQRLLGTAATVCVGIMNGAHIVRVHDVREIRDAVRVTDAILNADRPLKTKA; encoded by the coding sequence ATGGGCATCATCAATGTGAGCCCGGATTCGTTCAGCAGGGACGGAATGCGCGCCGGAAAAAATCTCGCCCAGCGCGCGGTCCGCAAGGCCCGCCAGATGGAGCAGGAGGGGGCCGCCCTCATCGATGTCGGGGGAGAATCCACCCGGCCCGGCGCCTCGCCCGTTTCCGCCCCGGAAGAAATCCGAAGAGTCATCCCCGTAGTCCGCGCCTTGACCAAGGCCCTGCCGCTCCCGATTTCCGTAGACACTTACAAAACCGACGTCGCCCGGCAGGCCCTTGACGCCGGGGCTAGCATCATCAACAACATCATGGGCGTCAAACCCGACCGGGCCCTTTTAAAAACCATCCAGAATTACGGTGCGGCTGTCGTTCTCATGCACATGCGGGGTACACCGCGGACCATGCAGAAAAACACCGATTACCGGGATATCATCAGCGAAATCATCGATTCCCTGCGGAAATCCATAGAAATTTGCTTGGAAATCGGCATCAAATCGGATAAAATCATCGTAGATCCCGGGATCGGGTTCGGCAAGACGGCTGAACAGAACCTTGAGATTCTGAAGCATTTACAAAAATTCACGCACTTGGGGAGCCCCGTCCTCATTGGGACTTCACGTAAATCTTTTATCGGAAAAATTTTAGGCAACGCTGTGGGGCAGCGTCTGCTGGGCACCGCCGCCACGGTATGCGTCGGGATCATGAACGGCGCCCATATCGTGCGCGTGCATGACGTCCGGGAGATCCGTGACGCGGTCCGGGTGACGGACGCCATCCTCAACGCCGACCGGCCGCTCAAAACAAAGGCTTAA
- the ftsH gene encoding ATP-dependent zinc metalloprotease FtsH has translation MTRPNNKNPLRRPGKNLPPRNRPPNNNWLLASLLLFSLMIFLSRPEAITKINAPKELPYSEFYALLKENNTTGRIQKLELIQGRESELFGTYNDGSQFRLYMPINDEQIFQEIRANVKDFSVRPAQTFWAEIITGLLPFILIFLLLWFVSYRGSQMGNKIWSFGKSRAKVNSKNDQNITFNDVAGVDEAKEELQEVIEFLKEPKRFQRLGGKIPKGVLLVGQPGTGKTLLARAVAGEAGVPFFSLSGSDFVEMFVGVGASRVRDLFDQARRASKTSGKGAIVFIDEIDAVGRLRFAGIGGGNDEREQTLNALLVEMDGFNTQTGTIVIAATNRPDTLDPALLRPGRFDRQIVVGLPDIIGREEILKVHSRHIKLDPAVDFKKIAQQTVYFSGADLANVCNEAALLAARRDKETVGMAEMLAAVERVTMGPEKKSRTVSKKENEITAYHEAGHALLSLLVHEVDTFSKVSIIPRGMAGGYTLTPPKEDRHYRNKKELKGTMVVLLGGLVAEEIVLNDTSTGVSNDLEKVTQIARAMICDYGMNDTLGRMAFGNHQKHHFLGRDLWENKDFSEETAKQIDMEIRKIVEEAYQRAKSLLSANRDKLDLIANRLLDKETIDIDEARALLGMSGPSEKISHSANATL, from the coding sequence ATGACACGACCCAACAACAAAAATCCTTTACGAAGACCCGGCAAAAATCTGCCGCCCCGCAACCGTCCGCCGAACAACAACTGGCTTCTGGCCAGCCTCTTGCTGTTCAGCCTCATGATCTTTTTAAGCCGGCCGGAGGCCATCACGAAAATCAACGCTCCTAAGGAGCTTCCCTACAGCGAATTTTATGCCCTCCTCAAAGAGAACAATACCACCGGACGCATCCAGAAGCTGGAGCTCATCCAGGGCCGGGAAAGCGAGTTGTTCGGCACATACAACGACGGGTCGCAGTTCCGGCTCTACATGCCCATCAACGATGAGCAGATATTCCAGGAGATCCGCGCCAATGTGAAAGATTTTTCCGTCCGGCCGGCCCAGACATTCTGGGCCGAGATCATTACCGGACTTCTTCCGTTCATCCTGATCTTCCTCCTGCTGTGGTTCGTCTCTTACCGGGGCAGCCAGATGGGGAACAAGATCTGGTCCTTCGGCAAATCCCGCGCCAAGGTGAACAGCAAGAACGACCAGAACATCACGTTCAACGACGTGGCCGGCGTTGATGAGGCCAAGGAAGAGCTTCAGGAAGTCATCGAATTTTTAAAAGAGCCCAAAAGATTCCAGCGCCTGGGAGGGAAGATCCCCAAGGGCGTCCTGCTCGTGGGACAGCCGGGGACCGGCAAGACCCTGCTCGCCCGCGCCGTGGCCGGGGAGGCGGGAGTCCCGTTCTTCTCTTTAAGCGGTTCGGATTTCGTGGAAATGTTCGTTGGCGTCGGCGCGTCGCGCGTGAGGGATCTGTTCGACCAGGCCCGCCGGGCGTCCAAGACCTCCGGCAAAGGCGCGATTGTTTTTATCGATGAGATCGACGCCGTGGGGCGCCTGCGCTTTGCGGGCATCGGCGGCGGGAACGATGAGAGAGAGCAGACCCTCAACGCCCTTTTAGTCGAAATGGACGGTTTTAACACGCAGACCGGGACCATCGTCATCGCGGCGACCAACCGCCCGGATACTCTGGACCCGGCGCTGCTGCGCCCGGGCCGCTTCGACCGGCAGATCGTGGTCGGCCTTCCGGACATCATCGGAAGGGAAGAAATCCTGAAAGTCCATTCACGGCACATCAAGCTTGACCCGGCCGTGGATTTCAAGAAAATTGCCCAGCAGACCGTTTATTTTTCCGGCGCGGACCTGGCCAACGTCTGCAACGAGGCCGCCTTGCTCGCCGCCCGCCGGGACAAAGAGACCGTCGGCATGGCCGAGATGCTGGCCGCCGTTGAGCGCGTTACCATGGGCCCGGAAAAAAAGAGCCGGACCGTTTCCAAAAAGGAAAATGAAATCACCGCCTATCACGAAGCCGGGCACGCGCTGTTGTCCCTGCTGGTCCACGAAGTGGACACATTTTCCAAAGTGTCCATCATCCCGCGCGGGATGGCAGGCGGATACACGCTGACTCCCCCAAAAGAGGACAGACATTACCGAAACAAGAAAGAACTCAAGGGCACGATGGTCGTCCTTCTCGGCGGGCTTGTCGCCGAAGAGATCGTGCTCAACGACACCTCGACCGGCGTTTCCAACGACCTGGAAAAAGTCACCCAGATCGCGCGGGCGATGATCTGCGATTACGGTATGAACGACACCCTCGGCCGCATGGCGTTCGGCAATCATCAAAAACACCATTTCCTCGGACGCGACCTCTGGGAAAACAAGGATTTCAGCGAAGAGACCGCAAAACAGATCGATATGGAAATCCGCAAGATCGTTGAAGAGGCCTACCAGCGGGCCAAGTCGCTCCTGTCCGCAAACAGAGACAAACTGGACCTCATCGCCAACCGCCTGCTGGACAAAGAGACGATCGACATCGATGAGGCCCGCGCGCTGCTGGGCATGAGCGGACCGTCTGAAAAAATCTCCCATTCCGCCAACGCAACTCTCTGA
- the tilS gene encoding tRNA lysidine(34) synthetase TilS — protein MPQLLTHIRDILRNRNLVAYGDTLIVGVSGGPDSMALLNLLARMRTTLGLKLIAAHVNHGLRRTAGRDERCVRQACVGLQIPCHVKKLSLGRRRSRGSVEEIARNKRLQFFSASAKKLRADAVALAHTKDDLAETVLMRILRGTGLQGLQGMPLSKNINGMKIIRPLLGISKHELLNYLQKEKIAFQVDESNSEQKFFRNKIRLELLPLLERKYNADIREVLTNLSKTAAVDYEYLSQAARQEFKRSFKILGPNSLSAPLARMGKLHPALRRGVIRLAVQKIRGDSTALALRHMEEIEDLIQNRPNGSAVSLPDGLCARKKEGRLHLVPRSRPRR, from the coding sequence ATGCCCCAACTCCTCACGCATATCCGAGACATCCTCCGCAACCGTAACCTTGTTGCCTACGGCGATACCTTGATCGTAGGGGTTTCCGGCGGGCCGGACTCCATGGCCCTGCTGAACCTCCTGGCCCGAATGAGGACAACCCTGGGACTGAAATTAATCGCCGCCCACGTGAACCACGGGCTGCGGCGGACGGCGGGGAGGGACGAACGATGCGTCCGGCAGGCGTGCGTCGGCCTTCAGATCCCGTGCCATGTCAAAAAACTTTCGCTCGGCAGACGCCGTTCCCGAGGGTCCGTCGAAGAAATCGCCCGGAATAAACGTCTTCAATTTTTCTCGGCATCGGCGAAAAAACTCCGCGCCGATGCCGTGGCTCTGGCCCACACCAAGGATGACCTCGCGGAAACCGTGCTGATGAGGATCCTGCGCGGCACGGGGCTGCAAGGGCTCCAGGGCATGCCCCTGTCGAAAAATATCAACGGGATGAAAATCATCCGGCCTTTGCTGGGCATCTCCAAGCACGAGCTGCTCAACTATCTGCAAAAAGAGAAAATCGCCTTCCAGGTCGATGAATCAAACAGTGAACAAAAGTTTTTCCGAAATAAAATCCGTCTCGAACTTCTGCCGCTTCTGGAGCGAAAATACAACGCGGACATCCGCGAAGTCCTCACAAACCTCTCGAAAACCGCGGCCGTCGACTATGAATACCTTTCCCAGGCGGCGCGGCAGGAATTCAAGCGCTCGTTCAAAATCCTCGGCCCCAACAGTTTGTCCGCGCCGCTGGCAAGGATGGGGAAACTCCACCCGGCCCTGAGACGCGGTGTCATCCGTCTGGCTGTTCAAAAAATCCGAGGGGACAGCACCGCTTTGGCCCTGCGTCATATGGAAGAGATCGAAGATCTCATCCAAAACCGCCCCAACGGTTCTGCCGTCAGCCTGCCGGACGGACTCTGTGCCCGCAAAAAGGAGGGAAGGCTTCACCTTGTCCCCCGGTCCCGCCCCAGACGGTGA
- a CDS encoding thermonuclease family protein produces the protein MTPLRYGFPAMAMIMAMASVCGSAPQEEFFTKKFGQPRTVVVAKIIDTATFLTDKEEKIRLIGLKAPEPPPRERIERDENGMVIEIENPESTVEEQVFKTAQTLLKGKKVRLEFDAKESGDRFETLAYVFLEDGTFANAEILRQGCADLQIAPPNIKRADELRAAYREARRELRGIQGE, from the coding sequence GTGACACCTTTAAGATACGGATTTCCGGCCATGGCCATGATCATGGCCATGGCTTCGGTCTGCGGATCAGCACCGCAGGAAGAGTTTTTCACCAAAAAATTCGGCCAGCCGAGGACCGTGGTCGTGGCCAAGATCATCGATACCGCGACCTTCCTGACTGACAAGGAGGAAAAAATCCGCCTCATCGGGCTCAAAGCGCCGGAACCGCCACCCCGGGAACGGATCGAGAGGGACGAAAACGGGATGGTCATCGAAATCGAAAATCCGGAAAGCACGGTGGAAGAACAAGTTTTCAAGACCGCGCAAACGCTTCTGAAGGGAAAAAAAGTAAGGCTGGAATTTGACGCCAAAGAATCGGGCGACCGTTTTGAAACCCTGGCTTACGTCTTTCTCGAGGACGGGACATTCGCCAACGCCGAGATCCTTCGCCAGGGGTGCGCCGACCTGCAGATCGCTCCGCCCAACATCAAGCGGGCCGATGAATTACGCGCCGCTTACCGCGAGGCCAGGCGAGAACTGCGCGGCATCCAGGGCGAATAA
- a CDS encoding DoxX family protein, with amino-acid sequence MKDLGLLILRVGIGIMFIHHGYGKLAAGPEMWTKVGGALALFGINFAPQFFGLMAALSEFAGGACLVLGLFARYAAAFMFFTMVVASNMHLAKGDGINGASHAIEMGIVFLSLVLIGAGAYSLDDRLRKKAGKAS; translated from the coding sequence ATGAAAGACCTCGGACTTTTGATTCTGCGCGTCGGCATCGGCATCATGTTCATCCACCACGGCTACGGAAAACTGGCGGCCGGGCCGGAGATGTGGACCAAGGTGGGCGGGGCGCTGGCGTTATTCGGCATCAACTTCGCTCCGCAATTTTTCGGGCTTATGGCCGCGCTCTCGGAATTCGCGGGCGGGGCGTGCCTGGTCTTGGGACTTTTCGCGCGATATGCCGCCGCCTTCATGTTCTTCACCATGGTGGTCGCATCCAACATGCACCTGGCCAAGGGCGACGGGATCAATGGCGCGTCCCATGCCATCGAAATGGGCATCGTCTTTCTTTCCCTGGTCCTGATCGGCGCGGGGGCTTATAGCCTGGACGACCGGTTGCGAAAGAAAGCAGGAAAGGCCTCGTGA
- a CDS encoding helix-turn-helix domain-containing protein, with protein sequence MTTSSQYISLRESAQLLGISEKKVMDLIDEGQLKAYRIADQFLRLKKGEVMDLRNTGTVENEAVEHPYTARDRARDFFYFNDFYLAALAVILVLLYIIVRID encoded by the coding sequence ATGACCACATCCAGCCAATACATTTCCCTGCGGGAAAGCGCCCAGCTTCTGGGCATTTCCGAAAAAAAAGTGATGGACCTGATCGACGAAGGCCAGCTCAAGGCCTACCGGATCGCGGACCAGTTCCTGCGCCTGAAAAAAGGCGAAGTGATGGACCTGCGCAATACGGGAACGGTGGAAAATGAGGCCGTCGAACATCCCTACACGGCCCGGGACAGGGCCAGGGACTTTTTCTATTTCAACGATTTCTACCTCGCGGCCCTGGCCGTGATCCTGGTTTTGCTCTATATCATCGTCCGGATCGACTAA
- a CDS encoding polymer-forming cytoskeletal protein, whose protein sequence is MVLNRGRREINEQDEKSIEINAKMQGTLSFKDPVNLKINGNFNGTLEVRGTLTIGSTAFVEAHITGDNIIIAGKVRGDIFAKKMLVLMPTGVLTGNIVTPKLNIVEGAMFQGKCQMMEDVLNIEELSRYLEIETPAIVELANNGKIPANKDGDNWTFERSKIDSWAANGKIN, encoded by the coding sequence ATGGTGCTTAACAGAGGCCGCAGGGAAATCAACGAACAGGATGAGAAATCCATCGAGATCAACGCCAAGATGCAGGGGACCCTTTCTTTTAAAGACCCGGTCAACCTGAAGATCAACGGAAATTTCAACGGAACGCTGGAAGTCCGCGGCACGCTCACGATCGGCAGCACCGCCTTTGTCGAGGCCCACATCACGGGCGACAACATCATCATCGCCGGCAAAGTCCGGGGCGATATCTTCGCCAAAAAGATGCTGGTCCTCATGCCCACAGGCGTGCTCACCGGCAACATTGTCACGCCGAAACTGAACATCGTTGAGGGCGCCATGTTTCAGGGCAAATGCCAGATGATGGAAGATGTCCTGAACATCGAGGAATTGTCCAGATACCTGGAGATCGAGACCCCGGCCATCGTGGAGCTCGCCAATAACGGCAAGATCCCCGCGAACAAAGACGGCGACAACTGGACGTTTGAAAGATCCAAAATCGATTCCTGGGCGGCCAACGGAAAGATCAACTGA
- a CDS encoding MgtC/SapB family protein, which yields MNEKFIEITVKILLTILLCGLIGWEREIRNKVAGLRTHILVGVGSALIVLTSFYISDIYKTTIPVVDPTRMVAGIVTGIGFLCAGTIIRAGDQVIGLTTAATLWIVSGIGMAVGAGDYLTAGIVTVIVFFVLIGVRSVEGKIRNNSSQGGGHGA from the coding sequence GTGAATGAAAAGTTCATCGAAATCACGGTCAAGATTCTGCTGACCATCCTGCTGTGCGGGCTGATCGGATGGGAAAGGGAAATCCGCAACAAGGTCGCGGGGCTGCGCACCCACATCCTCGTGGGGGTCGGATCCGCGCTCATCGTGTTGACTTCATTTTATATTTCTGATATATATAAGACCACTATCCCGGTCGTGGACCCCACGAGGATGGTCGCCGGCATCGTCACCGGCATCGGTTTTTTGTGCGCCGGTACGATCATCCGCGCCGGAGACCAGGTCATCGGGCTGACAACGGCGGCGACCCTGTGGATCGTCTCCGGGATCGGCATGGCCGTCGGGGCAGGAGATTACCTGACCGCGGGAATCGTAACCGTCATCGTCTTTTTCGTCCTGATCGGCGTCAGATCGGTGGAAGGAAAAATCAGAAACAACAGCTCACAAGGAGGCGGACATGGTGCTTAA
- the tsaD gene encoding tRNA (adenosine(37)-N6)-threonylcarbamoyltransferase complex transferase subunit TsaD, producing MLSKRIRVLGIETSCDETAAAVVEAGRTVLSNIVASSLKEHAKYGGIIPEIASRRQIELIQGVVGEALKQAGTTLDDISAVAVTQSPGLIGSLLVGISYAKALAFAAKKPLMDVNHIHAHLYANFLTLPGKPNTPGPDLPAVGLVVSGGHSSLFYIKDFRHFEQLGQTRDDAAGEAFDKVARILNLGYPGGPVIDRLAKKGTPGQISFPAAELPGCLDFSFSGTKTAVLYYTRKNQGQIGFSLENVACAFQDSVISVLVKKSLAACRKKKCGTLIVGGGVAANSGLRDQLATAAAREGLRVHVPPMGLCLDNAAMVAGMGHHLFKRKSLKKGAGRE from the coding sequence ATGCTCAGCAAAAGAATCCGTGTCCTGGGAATCGAGACCTCCTGCGATGAGACCGCCGCCGCCGTCGTGGAAGCGGGGAGGACCGTCCTTTCCAACATCGTCGCCTCCAGCCTCAAGGAGCATGCGAAATACGGTGGGATCATTCCCGAAATCGCCTCCCGGCGCCAGATCGAACTCATCCAGGGTGTTGTGGGTGAGGCGCTGAAACAAGCCGGAACAACGCTCGACGATATTTCCGCCGTGGCCGTCACCCAGTCGCCGGGGCTCATCGGTTCCTTGCTCGTGGGAATCTCCTATGCCAAGGCCCTGGCCTTCGCGGCAAAAAAACCGCTGATGGACGTAAACCACATCCACGCTCATCTCTATGCCAACTTTTTGACCTTGCCGGGAAAACCGAATACCCCGGGCCCGGATCTCCCGGCGGTCGGTTTGGTCGTTTCGGGGGGGCACTCGAGTCTTTTTTACATCAAAGATTTCCGTCACTTTGAACAGCTTGGGCAAACCCGCGATGACGCGGCCGGTGAGGCCTTTGACAAGGTAGCCCGCATCCTGAACCTGGGCTACCCCGGAGGGCCTGTCATCGACCGGCTGGCGAAAAAAGGGACACCGGGGCAGATCTCCTTCCCGGCCGCGGAGCTGCCCGGCTGTCTGGATTTCAGCTTCAGCGGGACCAAGACCGCCGTTCTGTACTACACGCGCAAGAACCAGGGCCAAATTGGATTTTCGCTGGAAAACGTGGCCTGCGCGTTCCAGGACAGCGTGATTTCCGTCCTGGTCAAGAAAAGTCTCGCGGCCTGCCGGAAGAAAAAATGCGGGACGCTCATCGTCGGAGGGGGAGTGGCGGCCAACTCAGGCCTGCGCGACCAATTGGCGACCGCGGCGGCCCGGGAAGGGCTCCGCGTTCATGTCCCGCCCATGGGCCTCTGCCTCGACAATGCCGCGATGGTCGCTGGAATGGGACACCACCTTTTCAAAAGAAAATCTCTCAAAAAAGGAGCCGGACGTGAATGA
- a CDS encoding divergent polysaccharide deacetylase family protein, with amino-acid sequence MARFQKFRRLSPQTVIGILLVVIFIETAALIQMSRDRHPASKTDRRRPGAVAQAPKPSKADAKKEKAWQQQVKLTPPKPPGIPLLPAGRKAGKIAIIIDDSGYNIRDCDHLRETAGPVTISILPNLEYSTKISECAAGAGKGVMLHLPMEAHHDEESYPRGYIIKTTMSAKDAVDRFHEALRSVPDAEGINNHTGSKATENQRLMSIIFTELKNNGLFFVDSRVTSKSVCPQLARKMRLPFAGRDVFLDNLNNRVYIEQQFRELAEKARKNGRAIGICHARELTWDILKEQIPKLQAEGFEIILAKDLVVR; translated from the coding sequence ATGGCGCGTTTTCAAAAATTCCGGCGGCTTTCTCCACAGACCGTCATCGGCATTTTACTGGTTGTCATTTTCATCGAAACAGCGGCCTTGATCCAGATGTCCCGAGATCGTCACCCGGCCTCCAAAACGGACAGACGCCGGCCCGGGGCCGTTGCACAAGCCCCCAAACCGTCCAAGGCCGACGCCAAAAAAGAAAAGGCGTGGCAGCAGCAAGTCAAGCTCACCCCGCCCAAACCGCCCGGGATCCCGCTCCTGCCTGCCGGCCGGAAGGCCGGGAAGATCGCGATCATCATCGATGACAGCGGGTACAACATCCGCGACTGCGACCATCTGCGGGAAACGGCCGGGCCTGTCACGATCTCGATCCTCCCGAACCTCGAATACTCGACGAAAATTTCGGAATGCGCCGCCGGGGCTGGAAAAGGAGTCATGCTCCACCTGCCCATGGAGGCGCATCACGATGAGGAAAGTTACCCCCGGGGGTACATCATCAAAACCACCATGTCGGCCAAAGACGCCGTGGACCGGTTTCATGAGGCCTTGCGCTCCGTTCCGGATGCCGAGGGCATCAATAACCACACCGGATCCAAAGCCACGGAGAACCAAAGACTCATGTCCATCATCTTCACGGAATTAAAAAATAACGGGCTCTTTTTCGTGGACAGCCGGGTCACATCAAAATCCGTCTGCCCCCAACTGGCGCGAAAAATGCGGCTGCCCTTCGCCGGAAGGGACGTTTTTCTGGATAACCTGAACAACAGGGTTTACATCGAACAGCAGTTCCGGGAGCTGGCCGAAAAAGCCCGGAAGAACGGCCGGGCCATCGGCATCTGCCACGCCCGGGAGCTGACCTGGGACATCCTCAAGGAACAGATCCCCAAATTGCAGGCCGAAGGGTTCGAGATCATTCTTGCCAAAGATCTCGTTGTGCGCTGA
- a CDS encoding S41 family peptidase: protein MGKKVFSLILTGFIFLTVTTLALSQIDNKAMDDLYSQVELFSYALTTIQSEYVDEKKPKELIYGSLKGMLSSLDPHSQFLDPDEYEELKTETQGKFGGLGIEISIRDGLLTVISPIEDTPAWKAGIKAGDRIVKIEDDLTRDLTLSEAVKKLRGDPGTKIKITVLREDEFKLLDFTIIREVIQVQDIKDPQILEDNIGYLRLTEFREESFNEFRKAIVGLKDKGADSLIVDMRNNPGGLLNIAIKISEEFLPVGQTIVSTKGRRSSQDTVTLSKESPDKILDWPMVVLINEGSASGSEIFAGALKDNKRAVIVGEKSFGKGSVQSVIPLPDGSGLRLTTSKYFTPSGVCIHGIGIMPDVVVKREERDKKEDEEEKKAKKDVSKIFDDVQVRDAEDPERIKLTQKEREARDRLLNDNQVQTAMSVLKGIKVYKKLNGG from the coding sequence ATGGGTAAGAAAGTTTTTTCTTTAATCCTGACCGGTTTTATTTTTTTGACCGTCACCACTCTGGCCCTGTCCCAGATCGACAACAAGGCCATGGACGACCTGTATTCCCAGGTCGAACTGTTCAGCTACGCGCTGACGACCATCCAGTCCGAATATGTGGATGAAAAAAAGCCGAAAGAGCTGATCTACGGGTCGTTGAAAGGGATGCTTTCGTCCCTTGACCCGCACAGCCAATTCCTCGATCCGGACGAGTATGAAGAATTAAAAACCGAAACGCAGGGAAAATTTGGGGGGCTGGGGATCGAAATCTCCATCCGCGACGGTTTGCTGACGGTCATCTCCCCCATCGAGGACACCCCGGCCTGGAAGGCCGGCATCAAGGCAGGCGACCGGATCGTCAAGATCGAAGACGATTTGACCCGCGACCTGACGCTGAGCGAAGCCGTAAAAAAACTGCGCGGCGATCCGGGAACCAAAATCAAGATCACGGTCCTGCGCGAAGACGAATTCAAACTCCTCGATTTCACCATCATCCGGGAGGTCATCCAAGTCCAGGACATCAAAGATCCTCAGATCCTGGAAGACAACATCGGATACCTGCGGCTTACGGAATTCCGGGAGGAATCCTTCAATGAGTTTCGCAAAGCCATCGTGGGCCTCAAAGACAAAGGGGCCGACAGCCTGATCGTCGACATGCGCAACAACCCGGGCGGGCTCCTGAACATCGCCATCAAGATCTCCGAAGAATTCCTTCCGGTGGGACAAACCATCGTCTCCACCAAGGGCCGCCGTTCGTCCCAGGACACGGTCACTCTGTCCAAGGAGTCTCCGGACAAAATCCTGGATTGGCCCATGGTCGTGTTGATCAATGAAGGCAGCGCGTCCGGAAGCGAAATTTTTGCCGGGGCCCTCAAGGACAACAAGCGGGCCGTGATCGTCGGGGAAAAATCCTTCGGGAAGGGTTCCGTCCAATCCGTCATTCCTCTGCCGGACGGGTCGGGCCTGCGGCTGACAACCAGCAAATACTTCACGCCGTCCGGGGTGTGCATCCACGGGATCGGCATCATGCCGGACGTTGTCGTGAAGCGGGAAGAACGCGACAAGAAAGAGGACGAGGAAGAAAAAAAGGCCAAAAAAGACGTCAGCAAGATCTTTGATGACGTTCAGGTCCGGGACGCCGAAGACCCCGAAAGAATAAAACTGACCCAGAAGGAAAGAGAGGCCCGCGACCGGCTTCTCAACGACAACCAGGTCCAGACGGCCATGAGCGTCCTCAAAGGCATCAAGGTCTACAAAAAGCTGAACGGCGGCTGA